The DNA window AGCAGTTTCTTACGGCACTGTTGCTTTTTCTCCGGAAGAAGCAGTAAAAGCGGCGAAAGAACTGAGTACGGATGTTGTCGTGGTTAAAGCGCAAATCCACGCAGGTGGACGAGGCAAAGCTGGCGGTGTTAAAATCGCTAAAAATCTGGATGAAGTCCGTACATATGCAAAAGAACTTTTAGGTAAAGTTCTTGTGACTCATCAGACAGGTCCAGAAGGCAAAGAAATTAAACGCCTGTTGATCGAAGAAGGATCTGACATTAAGAAGGAGTATTACATCGGATTGGTGCTTGACCGCCAAACTGCTCGTGTTACTCTTATGGGCTCTGAAGAGGGCGGAGTTGATATCGAAGAAGTTTCTGAAAACACTCCTGAAAAAATCTTTAAAGAAATTATCGATCCAGTAATCGGTTTGACTGGTTTCCAGGCACGCCGCATGGCTTTCAACATGAACATTCCGCCAAAGCTTGTAAACAAAGCAGCGAAATTCATGCTTGGCCTATACACTGTATTTATCGAAAAAGATGCATCTATCGTTGAAATTAACCCGTTAGTTGAAACTGGCGACGGCAATATTTTAGCGCTTGATGCGAAATTTGATTTCGATGAAAACGCTCTTTACCGCCACAAAGACATTGTGGAACTTCGCGATTTCGACGAAGAAGATGCAAAAGAAATCGAAGCCTCTAAGTATGACTTAAGCTACATTTCTTTAGATGGGAACATCGGCTGTATGGTTAACGGCGCCGGACTTGCTATGGCAACAATGGACACGATCAACTATTACGGCGGAACACCCGCTAACTTCCTTGACGTTGGGGGCGG is part of the Planococcus kocurii genome and encodes:
- the sucC gene encoding ADP-forming succinate--CoA ligase subunit beta; protein product: MNIHEYQGKELLRQYGVAVSYGTVAFSPEEAVKAAKELSTDVVVVKAQIHAGGRGKAGGVKIAKNLDEVRTYAKELLGKVLVTHQTGPEGKEIKRLLIEEGSDIKKEYYIGLVLDRQTARVTLMGSEEGGVDIEEVSENTPEKIFKEIIDPVIGLTGFQARRMAFNMNIPPKLVNKAAKFMLGLYTVFIEKDASIVEINPLVETGDGNILALDAKFDFDENALYRHKDIVELRDFDEEDAKEIEASKYDLSYISLDGNIGCMVNGAGLAMATMDTINYYGGTPANFLDVGGGATAEKVTEAFKIILSDKNVKGIFVNIFGGIMKCDIIAEGVIQAAKEVSLEVPLVVRLEGTNVEIGKKLLNESGLNIVAAGTMADGAKQIVELVG